A window of Desulfobulbus oralis genomic DNA:
CCATGACCGGCAGAGCCAGAGCGCAACACAGCGTCAGCAGTAGCCAGGGAAAGACCAGACTCAGAACTCCCCGCGCAGGCGGCCTGAGCACCGGCAGATGCAGGGCGGGCGCTGTGCCCCGGCCATGCCGGCAAAAAGATGGAGAAGAAAAAAGAGCGTACAAACCTGAAGGCACAAAGAGCGACATGGCATCCCTCACAAAGTATGATTGAACTGGTGCCTCGCTTGTGAGCGTACAGATACCTTGAAACATATCGGTGCAATTCCTGAACAGGCGGCAGGACAGGAGATGTCGCCGCTCATTGTGCCCAAATGCGAGCGCAAAAAGCGGCGTGGTGATGACAAGGAGCTTTCTCAGGCCAGGCGCCTGACAGCAAACGCCTTTTTGCACCTGAAGCGGTGGTGTAGAATAGTCTCCCGATATGCGAAGCATACGGCTCCGTTTCCTGCAGCCGTTCATATCAGGCACCTTGTTTCATGGCTCCAATCTCGTGATTACACTGTCCAGGGAAAATCGCCCCTTTCCGCTCAATCCCTAAAAGAATCTATTCGTTATGGTGGTGCGGCGTGTCACCCAGTGGGTGGCTGTGGAAATGCTGATGCATCTGTGAGTAATTGCAGCGGACAAGCTGTTGCCTCGCTATGGTCATGAATGCTGTGCAGGTCTTTTGCAGAAAATTAAAGTCGTGGGAAATGATAATCCAGCCAACGGGCAGCTTTTGCAGAATCTGGATGAGCTTTTTTTGATACGTTGGGTCCAGATCATTGGTGGGTTCGTCCAGGAGCAGTGCCCTGGGCTGCATGGCCAGCGTGGCTGCCAGCGCGACCAGCCGTTTTTCTCCGCCGGAAAGCTGGTGGGTGAGCCGCCCGGCCAGATGTGAGAGCCCAAGGGCCTCAAGGGTTTCCTCGGCCCTTGCCTGTGCCGCCTTGGGCTTCATACCGAGATTCAGCGGACCAAAGGCCACGTCTTCCAGAACACTTGCATGAAAAAGCTGGTCTTCCGCGTTCTGCAGTACCAGGCCCACTTCTTTGCGGAGTGCCCGGAACTCATGTTCCCTGGTGAGTGGCCTGTCGCGAAAGCAGATTTGCCCGGCAACTGGCTTCAGCAGCCCGGCTATCAAAAGAAAAAAGGTGCTTTTGCCGCTGCCGTTCGGGCCGTAAAAGCCCAGGCGCTCGCCTTCCTGAAAGGAAAAGACAGCCTCGGCGAATACAGGTTTGGCCTGGGGATATGTAAAGGAAAGCCGGTTGAGCGAGAAAAGAGCCATGTCACAGGAAGAAAAAGTACAGGGCGAAGAGCAGGCCCATAAACGCCAGAAAGGCGGTGTCGCGGCCAGTCCAGCAAAATTCGGCAAGGGATATAAAGCGGCCGGTAAAACCGCGCAGCAGCATGGCCTGCTGGATGCGCCCTGCCCGGTCCACGCTTTTCACGAGTGTGAGTCCCAGAAGATTGCCCAGGGTGCAGTAGCTGTGGAGACTCGCCCTGGGAACAAAACAACGTATTTTCAGTGCAATATGCAGAAGCCGCCATTCATCGGCCAACAGGAAAATCCCGCGATAGGTGAAGAGCAGGAGAAACACGAATTTTTCGGGCACGTGCAGGGCGCAGAGCGTGTGGCCAAAGCAGGGGATCCGCATGGTGGCGATGCAGGCAAGGGCCATACAGGTGATGGCATTGGCTTTGAGCGTGAGTAATGCCATGAGCACAAGCCCCTCCCGGCTTGCGGTGAGCAGGCCATATTGCCAGACCAGCGTGCCTGGCATGCTGAAGGGTACGGTCAGCCAGAGGAAAACAAGAAAGATGTTGACCACGAAGAGCCGGTGCAGCAGAGCCCGAATGGGCGGGCGACTGGCAGCGAGGAGCAGTACAGCCGCGGCAAGCCCGCTGGCAGCCTGCGGCACTCTTGCCGCCACAGCCAGCGTGCAGGAAAAGGCCACCGCCACCAGGACGCGAAGCCGTGCATCCAGCGCATGTATCCAGGTGTGCCCGTTGGCAAAGGGTTCGGAAAATTGCATGTTCTCTCTGTCTCAAAAACGGGGTGATACAGCAAGTTGGATGACGCTTTCCCCGGGGCTTGCGTGGGAGAGAATTTTTATTGGCTTTTCCGGCTTTTCAAGTAGGCAAAAACGCCGAACAGCCCGAAAATCCAGCCGATGCCGCCCACAATTTCCACGAAACCGGGCCCTCTTGCATGGTTCTCAGCCTGCTGGGCTGCGAGTAGAGACTGAATCGGGGCGAGTTTATTCTCCAGTACCCGGTCGATGGCACGCTCCAGTTCCGCCGTGCTGACGCTGGGTTGTGTGTTTTCCTGCGCAGGGGCAGACCGGCTGAATGCGGCCGGCGGCTCATCGCCTGCTGTCGATGCAAGCGGCGGGACGGCCTGCTGCCCTCTGAGGGCCTCGGCCCCGAGTCGCCATTCGGCCTGGTGCCCTTCACCGGCATGCACAACGAGCCGCAGGGCTGCAGGATTCTGCAGCAGTTCGGGCGGGATGGCAAGGCGGGCCATGCCCATTTCGTCGCTTTTGCCCCGCAAAAGCTCCCTGCCGCTGGCCGCATCGTACACAACAACTTCCGCGTGCTTTGCGGGCCGGGCCCTGCTGAAGCGGCAGTCCGCCACGATTTGACCGGAACTCACATAGGCGAAAAGATGCACGCGGTGGGCCAAGGCGGAGGGGGTGCTGGCCAGCAGCCCTGCCAGCATGAGGCAGCAGGCAAGAAAACGACGCATGATCAACTTCCTGGTCTGGCGGCGAGCATCTCGGGCCGGACTTTCGCGAGAAAAGAGACCACCGAAACCGTGACCAGGCCCTCCACCACGGCAATCGGCAGATGGGCGATGAACAACAGTTTGGCCGCAGTGGCAAAACCCTCGTCGGTAAAGGCCAGACTCAAGGCCGTGAGCAGGGCCGCGCCCAAAACGCCCAGCGCCCCGCCCAGAAAGGCTGCCGTGAGCCGCAGACAGCCTGCGCGCTTCAGCCAGGGCCGCGCCGCAATGCCCACGATGACCGCAGGCATTGCCATGTTCCAGGTGTTGACACCCAAGACCGTGATGCCGCCGAATTGGAAGAGCAGCGCCTGTAACAGAAGGGCCACCGCAATGACGGGAAAGGCCACCCAACCCATCAGCACCCCGGTCAGGCCGTTCAAAAGCAGATGTGCACTGGTCGCCGGGCCTATCGGTACATGCAGCAGCGAGCCGGTAAAAAACGCGGCTGAAAGCAGGGCCGCAGGCATAAGGCGGCTTTCGTCCAGCTTCTTCAGGCCGAGCGCGCAACCGCCCACGGCCAGCATGCCACCGCTTATCAGGATAGGGGCGGAGAGCACCCCTTCGGCAATGTGCATCGCTTATTTCCCGCTCCGCACCGGCTCAACAAAATGCGCCCAAAGTACCGCGCCCAGCTCCACATCCTTGGGCTCGCCCTTGTAGGGCATCTTTTCCGGGGCGGTATTCAGCGCGGCAAAACCCCACCAGCCGGCAAAGGGAACGGCGTAGCTGAATACCCCGTTTGCATCCGTCTTGACCACCTGTGTGACGAAGGCTTCTGCCGGCTCCTTGTACTTCTTGTCCTGGTTGTAGAATTCAATTTCCACATCCACACCGGCTGTCGGCTTGCCGTCCAAGAGAACCTGTCCCTGGAATAGGTTGCCGCGGTAGTTGCCAAAGGGCCGGGTCAGGGGAACGATTTCCGTTTTCAGGCCCAGTGGCTCGTCCCAGCCGTCTTCGCCGCCAAAGACACTGACATAGGTCTTGGTGTAATGTACGATGAAACAGTCCTCCGAAGGTTCCCAATAGGGCTGAGGTTCCACAGCGAACTGATAGAGGCCGGGCTGAGTGGGCCTGAAATCCGCCTGCCAGGCCGAATGCTCATACACCTTGGTAGGCTTGAGCAGGGGTGCAAGGTCGGTTTTCCGGCCATCTGCCACCGCAAAAAAGGCAGCGGGCCGGGCCATTTCCATGCCGTTGCCCTCCATGGGGTGGGAAAAGGCCAAGGTCAGGTGAATATCGGCCTTTTTGGGGTCAGACACGATTTCCCGGTCGGGGATGAGCAAGCCGAAATGGGCGTAAGCAGGACTTGCCAGTATGCAAAAAGCGGCAATGGCGGGGGGCAACAGGCGGGACATGGCAAACTCCTTGGATCTTCCTGGATAAATGCATACGAAACAGCTCATGGTAACACTGGCCGTTCTTTCTACTTGCCTGTCCGGGCAATGTCAAGCGGAATGGGCCCGGATACGCGAAGCATAGGGCTTCGTTTCCTGCTGCCCTTCATGTCAGGCCCCTTTGTTTTTATGCCTCCGATTTCGTGACTACACGCTCTGATTCAGGCGTTAAGCGGTTAAGACCCCGATATCGGCCTTACAGCCGATCCCTGCCGGAAAAACGGGCCGGAGTTCAATTCCGGTCCTTTTTTTGCGTTGTTTCTTTGCTCCCCGGCCCAGTGGTCCCGGGCATCTTTGCTGTCGCCTGCGCCGGGCCCTCCGCCCGCCTGCCGCGGCCCTGCTCCCCCGCAGTCGCCCTGCCCTCTTCCGGCATCTGATATTCCCAATGCCAGGGCTCCCAGACAATGCCAAAACTGTTAGCCTTGCCATAGGTTTCAACAAAACCGTATTCCCGGGCATGCCGCCTGAGCCAGGCATAGGCCGGCGTCCTGCCGAAGGCTGCGGAGCTGGGATGCAGATCCACCGCCAGCCCCAGCGCGTGGCGGGAATATCCGGGCGGCGCCGTGTGCCGGGCGATGCTCTGAAAGCTCAGGCCCTTCTGCAGATTACGGCGGTAGATTGCCTCCTGATACACCGCGCTCCGGTAAGCCGAATCGGCCTGCAGCACGATACCCTCTGCCCGGGCTGCCTCCGCCATGCGCACAAAAGACAGGAGGGCCTCTTCCCGAAGCGAAATCTCCATGCCGCCCAGGGTCAGTTCCCTGGGCATGAGCACGAGACACCGCAGCGTTTCCGCCGGAACCCGCACCCGATGGCCGGCCCAGGGTGCGGGCACCGGATATGTGATCCCGTCGATACGCACGGTTTCCGCAGGCTGCATCCCGGCACCGGCAGCCGCACGCTGTTCGGAGTTCTGCCCCAGGACACCGCCAGCAGGCAGACACAAGGCGAAAAGCGCCAGCAGCACCGGCAGGCATTGTTGTCTGTTCATCGGCAAATCCGGTAAAATACAAACAGGGAGGCAGTCGCCCGCGCCACTTGACAACACAATCCAGTTGCCGGGCCAAAACATTGGGTATAGAGTGACAACGTCACGCAAACAGCACAAGCCTGTTTGCATAACCCGCATCCCTGCATGCTGTCAATGCCCTGCCCTGAAATCACCCACATAAAGCCATGCTCACCCCACTGCCCCATATGCTGAAACCGCGCTTCGCCTGTCTGTGCGCCGCCCTGCTGTTCTGCCTGCCGCCGGCAGGCCAGTGTGCAGAGGCCGCAGACCAGGACAATGTCATCAGCACCATCAAGGAGGCCCTCCAGCAGTACGAAAAGGGCGACTACACCTCTGCCGCTTCCAACCTCAACTACGCCTCACAGTTGGTTCTGCAGAAGAAAAGCGAGCAGATGCGCGCGCTCCTGCCCGAAGCCCCGCCGGGCTGGGAAACCGAAAAGACCAAGTCTCAGGCCGTGGGCGCGGAGGTGCTGGGCGGCGGCATCACCATCAGCCGCACCTACAGCAAGGGCGAGGCCACCGTGCATCTGGAGGTGATCGCCGATTCGCCCATGATGCGCTCGGTTTTGATGATGACCAGCAATTCCGTATTCGCCAGCGCCGGCGGCGGCAAGCTGGAAAAGGTCAAGGGCAACAGGGCCATCGTCAAGTATGATGGCGATGATCAGAAAGGCGACATCTATGTGGTCGTGGACTCGCGCTTCGTGGTCACCATCAAGGGCCGGCACGTGCAGCGCGAGGATCTGGAGCTTTTCGCCAGCATCATGGACTACGACAGGCTGCTGAAAAATTAGGCCGAAACGGGCGCCGGAGAACAAGAGCCTTGACCCCGGCTGAATTCCTGGCTGCGCCCCAAAAAATCTTTCCCGGAGAGGGCTGACGAGGTTTTTTCCGCGGTAAGGGTCCCCCTGCTCCCAACGGACAAGAATTGGCCTTCTTCCCGGGACAGGGGGTTTTCATTGCAAGGAGAACAGTATGGCGGCCGCGCACGATGCCAGTCCCCAAGCCGAAAGCGTACAGCCCGAGACCATCGCCAAAATGACCAAGGAAATTGTAGTCAAATTCATCGAGGTAGGGAAACTCTCCCCCTCGGGCTTTGAAGAGACCTTTGCCGCCGTTTATGCCGCCATCGAACGCACGGTGGGCAAATGAAGGCGCAACTGGAGCCGGGCCGCAACATGGCTCCGGAACATATCCGTCATATTCACCTGATCGGCATCTGCGGCACGGCCATGGCCGCCCTGGCCGGGATGCTCAAGGCCCAAGGCTTCCACGTCACGGGCTCGGATCAGAATGTCTATCCGCCCATGTCGGATTTTCTGGCCAGCCTGGACATTCCGGTGCAGAAGGGCTTTCTGGCCGAGCACCTGCACCCACAGCCGGATCTGGTGATTGTGGGCAATGTGGTGCGGGCCGTATACCCGGAAGCCGTAGAGCTTGGGCGTCTGGCCCTGCCCTATCTCTCCATGCCCCAGGCGCTGGCCCACTTTTTCCTGCGTGACAAAACGCCGCTCGTGGTCTGCGGCACGCACGGCAAAACCACGACCGCCTCCCTTTTGGCCACCACCCTGCACCGCATGGGCGAAACGCCGGGCTTCATGATCGGCGGCCTGGTCGAAGCCTTTGGCCGCAACTACAACCTGCGCCAAGGCCGCTATTTTGTGGTGGAAGGCGACGAATACGACACCGCCTTTTTCAACAAGGTCTCGAAATTCCACCACTACCTGCCGGAATTCGCCATCTGTACCTCGGTGGAGTTTGACCACGCCGACATCTTTCCGGATTTGGCGAGCATCAAGGCGACCTTCGGCGAATTCTTCGGCCGCATTCCGGAACATGGCGCCCTGGTGGCCCACAGCGAGTCCCCGGTCATTGCGGAGCTTCTGGCCGAAGGCAGGGCCAGATGTCCGGTCATCGGCTACGGAGAAGACGGGGCCTGCCAATGGCGGCTTTTGGCGACGCGGGCCCAAGGCCTGAAGACGAGCTTCGACTTTGCCGGCCCGGACGGCCTTGCCGGCACCTGCGAACTGCCCCTGCCCGGCCGGCACAACTGCCTGAATGCCCTCGCGGTCATTGCGCTCCTGCAGCGGCTGGGCTTTGCCCTCCCGCGCATCCTGCCGGCCATGGCCAGCTTCGAGGGCGTGAAGCGACGACAGCAGATCCGGGGCGTGGTGCGGGGCATCACGGTGGTGGACGACTTTGCCCACCACCCGACCGCCGTGCAGGCGACACTGGCGGCGCTCAGGGCCAGTTGGCCGGAAAGCCGGCTCGTCGCGGTCTTCGAGCCGCGCACCAATTCCAGCAGACGTGCCGTGTTTCAGGAGGCCTACGCAAAGGCCTTTGCCGATGCCAGCCGGGTTCTGATCCGCGCCACCCTGCCGCTGGACGATCTGCCTCCGGACAGGCAGTTTTCCTCGCAAAAGCTGGCTGAAACGCTACGCAGGCAGGGGCAGGATGCCAGCGCCTTTGCCGACACCGAAAGCATCATTGACGAGCTGGCAGCCACGAGTCGCAGCGGCGACAAGATCATCATTTTGTCAAACGGCGGCTTTGACAATATCCACGCCCGGCTTCTGGAGCGGCTGCAGGCCGGAGCCTGAAGCGGTGAGGTCCGGCGGCCTGCATCCCCTGGCCCTGGGTCTGGGCCGGGAACTGAGGGATATCGGCGTGCACAGGGGCGACGGCGTTTTGGTGGCCGTCTCCGGGGGGCCTGATTCCATGGCGCTGCTGCATCTTTTGGCCGAGCTGCAACCGCAACTGCCGCTTGAGCTGCATGCCGCCTGTGTGGAACACGGGCTCAGGCCAAAAGAAACGCCTGCAGAATGGGCCCTGGTGCAGCAGGCCTGCACCGCCCTGTCCCTGCCCTGCCAACGCCTGGTGGTGGATGTGCGGCAAGCGGCGACCGAGCAAAAAATCTCCCTGGAACATGCGGCCCGCAATCTCCGCTATCAGGCGCTGGAGCGGGAACGGCAGGCTACCGGTGCGCAGTGGCTGGCTCTGGCCCATACCGCCGACGACCAGGTGGAGGAAATACTGCTGAGGCTCCTGCGCGGCGGCAGCCGCAAGGCCCTCTCCGGGATGCGCCGCCAGAGCGGCGCCCGCATCCGCCCGCTCCTAGGCATTCGCAAAAGGGCCCTGGTGTCCTATCTGGCAGCAAAAGGCCTGCCCAGTTGTTTTGACTCCTCAAACAGTGACACCCGTTTTCTGCGCAACCGCATCCGCCTGCATCTGCTGCCGATTCTGGAGCAGAAATACGAAACGGGCATCCGGGCGGCCCTGTTGAAAACCGCGGACAATCTGGCCATGGACGAGGACCTGCTGGAGCAGCAGCAAGGCTGCGCGTGGGATGAACTGGTGCAAAGCGGCGAGGGCCCTTCCGGCCCGATCTGGCGGCTGAAGCGGCAAGGGCTCCTGGCGCTGCACCCGGCCCTGCAGCGTCGGCTGCTGGAGCGGCTGCTCTGCAACGCCCAGGGCAGTGCCAGCTACGAGCATATCATGGCCCTGCTCCGCCTGGCGGGCCGGGGCGACAATGGCCGCGAGCTGCACCTGAAGGGCGGTCTTCGGGCCGTCGTGCAGCGGGACCTGCTGTGCTTTTCCTTTCCCTGGGGCCGGGGCACCTGCCGCAGATCCAGCAAGAAGCGTGCAGGGCTGTAAGGCCAAACATCGCGGCCGCCCCTGCCGACAGGCCGGCCAGGCCTGTGGGGCAAAAGGATGTATGATGGCTCCTGCGCCCGCCCGGGGGATGCCTGCGCTACCCGGCTTTGCCCGAGGCAGGCGCCGGGCCGGCCGGCTGCTCCCCTGCCATGTGCACCTGATTCAGCAGCGCCTGATCGTAGCGCTTTTTGATGCGACGAATGGCCGCACTGATCTGCTGACTGGGCGCCAGAGGCAAAGTCAACACCTCATCCGAGGTGTAGCTGCTCAACTGCAACTGCCTCTGGGCCAGCTTGAAGGTATGGCTCCAGTTGATGGCAATGGTGGCATCCTGCCCCTCGATGGGCAGCTCAATCGCCTGACCGCCGCATGCGACCTGTACCGCATCGCTCTCCGTGATTTCCAGAAACCAGGCGTCGCCCTCGGCAGTGCTAAACAAAAGAAAGACCCCCACTTCCCAGAATGCCGCCTCATGCCGGGCAGCCTTTTGCTGCAACCGGGCGATTTCCCCCTGCAGCAGCGTCAGTATGGTGGCAGGCTCTCTGGCCTGCTGGCGGGCGGGAACCGGCCTGTTGAGGCAGCAGTGCTTGTACTTTTTTCCCGAACCGCAGGGACAGGGATCGTTGCGGCCAATCTTCATCATGGGACGGACTGACAGGACAATGAAAAAAGGAGGAGAGTAACTTGCAGGAACCGTGAGCCATGCGGCCGGTGGCAACAGGCCCACAGGCAAGGAAAGGGCCAAAGACAAAAAAACGATCCTCAAGGACCGTTTTGGATGACCACCAGAATGGTCGGGAAGAGAGGATTCGAACCTCCGGCCCCAGCGTCCCGAACGCTGTGCTCTACCAGACTGAGCCACTTCCCGACGTTTGCCAAGCTGAGCGGCGCATACCTTGCCCCGCCGAACATTGGCCAGTCTTTTAACACCCCAAGACAGGCCTGTCCACCATTATTTCCGCCTGCGCCTTGCCCGCCAAAAACAAAAGCAACAGCCGGTGCGCCCGGCCGTTACCCGTATCTGCCTGACTGAGCGAACTCAGTTGACTGCGTCGGCCAGCTTGCTGCCTGGTTTGAATTTGGCAATGGTTTTTGCCGGGATGGTGATCTTTTCGCCGGTCCGCGGATTTTTGGCCGTACGTTCAGGGCGTTTGACCGTCGCAAAGGTGCCGAAGCCAACCAGCGTCACCTTGTCGCCCTTGGCAAGGGCCTTGGAAACAGCCATCAGCATGCCATTCAATGCCTTTTCGGCATCCGCCTTGCTGATGCCGGCAGCGTCAGCCATGGCGTCGACCAGTTCTTTTTTGTTCATTCCTTCCTCCTGGTTGGATCTTGTACCGGACCGGCGTTTTGAGGCGCCGCCGGCGATGTATGGCGTCGACTAAAATAGAATTTATGGCCTTTGTCAAAGAAAAAACAGAATGGCCCGCCAAATAGCGATCCAGCTCCATGGTGAAGCCCCTGAGCAACCGCTGCCTGTACGGCTGCAGCATGGTGCCGGCACTTTGTCCACTCATGGTCCCGAATTTGCTATGTTTTCTGTACCCACTGCGGCCCGGCGCCGGAGAGGGCGTTCAGATCAGCGGAGTCAATCGGACGACAGCCCGGTTCAAGACGACAGCAGCTCCAGGTGCGCCACTGTCATGGCTCTGGTTCTTTGGCCGCTTTCAGGGCGCGCTCTTGGGTTTCGTGCTGCACGGCCGCCCACATTTCCTCAAAGAAACTTTTGTCCGCACCAGCCGCCTCTTCCAGCGCAGCCAACACCACCGGTGTATCCTGATCGCCGTCCTCCCCCGGCGGCGCGTCTTCATCCCCCAGATCCGCGCAGGCCAAAGCGTTTGCCGCCTTCAGGGTGTCCATGGCCACGGTGGTCTCGCAGGCAGCAGCGGCCGTCCTGTCCATGGCCGCCTCATCCGCCTGTTCCGCCTGATCCTTCGGCCACAGGCGGATGGCCACGCCATGCTGCACCGCATAGGCCAGAGCTACCAGAGTATCCAGGGTCAGGGGCTCATTGCCTGTCAGGAGCCGGGTGATTTCTTCCCGGCTCCTGCCGATTTTCTCGGCCAGCTCTCTCCTGCCCATGCCCAGTTTGCGCATGCCGGCATAGAGC
This region includes:
- the cbiQ gene encoding cobalt ECF transporter T component CbiQ, coding for MQFSEPFANGHTWIHALDARLRVLVAVAFSCTLAVAARVPQAASGLAAAVLLLAASRPPIRALLHRLFVVNIFLVFLWLTVPFSMPGTLVWQYGLLTASREGLVLMALLTLKANAITCMALACIATMRIPCFGHTLCALHVPEKFVFLLLFTYRGIFLLADEWRLLHIALKIRCFVPRASLHSYCTLGNLLGLTLVKSVDRAGRIQQAMLLRGFTGRFISLAEFCWTGRDTAFLAFMGLLFALYFFFL
- a CDS encoding M15 family metallopeptidase: MNRQQCLPVLLALFALCLPAGGVLGQNSEQRAAAGAGMQPAETVRIDGITYPVPAPWAGHRVRVPAETLRCLVLMPRELTLGGMEISLREEALLSFVRMAEAARAEGIVLQADSAYRSAVYQEAIYRRNLQKGLSFQSIARHTAPPGYSRHALGLAVDLHPSSAAFGRTPAYAWLRRHAREYGFVETYGKANSFGIVWEPWHWEYQMPEEGRATAGEQGRGRRAEGPAQATAKMPGTTGPGSKETTQKKDRN
- the tilS gene encoding tRNA lysidine(34) synthetase TilS; its protein translation is MRSGGLHPLALGLGRELRDIGVHRGDGVLVAVSGGPDSMALLHLLAELQPQLPLELHAACVEHGLRPKETPAEWALVQQACTALSLPCQRLVVDVRQAATEQKISLEHAARNLRYQALERERQATGAQWLALAHTADDQVEEILLRLLRGGSRKALSGMRRQSGARIRPLLGIRKRALVSYLAAKGLPSCFDSSNSDTRFLRNRIRLHLLPILEQKYETGIRAALLKTADNLAMDEDLLEQQQGCAWDELVQSGEGPSGPIWRLKRQGLLALHPALQRRLLERLLCNAQGSASYEHIMALLRLAGRGDNGRELHLKGGLRAVVQRDLLCFSFPWGRGTCRRSSKKRAGL
- a CDS encoding cobalamin biosynthesis protein CbiL, whose protein sequence is MRRFLACCLMLAGLLASTPSALAHRVHLFAYVSSGQIVADCRFSRARPAKHAEVVVYDAASGRELLRGKSDEMGMARLAIPPELLQNPAALRLVVHAGEGHQAEWRLGAEALRGQQAVPPLASTAGDEPPAAFSRSAPAQENTQPSVSTAELERAIDRVLENKLAPIQSLLAAQQAENHARGPGFVEIVGGIGWIFGLFGVFAYLKSRKSQ
- a CDS encoding SEC-C metal-binding domain-containing protein: MMKIGRNDPCPCGSGKKYKHCCLNRPVPARQQAREPATILTLLQGEIARLQQKAARHEAAFWEVGVFLLFSTAEGDAWFLEITESDAVQVACGGQAIELPIEGQDATIAINWSHTFKLAQRQLQLSSYTSDEVLTLPLAPSQQISAAIRRIKKRYDQALLNQVHMAGEQPAGPAPASGKAG
- a CDS encoding UDP-N-acetylmuramate--L-alanine ligase, producing the protein MKAQLEPGRNMAPEHIRHIHLIGICGTAMAALAGMLKAQGFHVTGSDQNVYPPMSDFLASLDIPVQKGFLAEHLHPQPDLVIVGNVVRAVYPEAVELGRLALPYLSMPQALAHFFLRDKTPLVVCGTHGKTTTASLLATTLHRMGETPGFMIGGLVEAFGRNYNLRQGRYFVVEGDEYDTAFFNKVSKFHHYLPEFAICTSVEFDHADIFPDLASIKATFGEFFGRIPEHGALVAHSESPVIAELLAEGRARCPVIGYGEDGACQWRLLATRAQGLKTSFDFAGPDGLAGTCELPLPGRHNCLNALAVIALLQRLGFALPRILPAMASFEGVKRRQQIRGVVRGITVVDDFAHHPTAVQATLAALRASWPESRLVAVFEPRTNSSRRAVFQEAYAKAFADASRVLIRATLPLDDLPPDRQFSSQKLAETLRRQGQDASAFADTESIIDELAATSRSGDKIIILSNGGFDNIHARLLERLQAGA
- a CDS encoding helix-turn-helix transcriptional regulator yields the protein MKEDITGSGSAGKLGENMGATLAVVQARVRLEVIRQLYAGMRKLGMGRRELAEKIGRSREEITRLLTGNEPLTLDTLVALAYAVQHGVAIRLWPKDQAEQADEAAMDRTAAAACETTVAMDTLKAANALACADLGDEDAPPGEDGDQDTPVVLAALEEAAGADKSFFEEMWAAVQHETQERALKAAKEPEP
- a CDS encoding HU family DNA-binding protein → MAGGASKRRSGTRSNQEEGMNKKELVDAMADAAGISKADAEKALNGMLMAVSKALAKGDKVTLVGFGTFATVKRPERTAKNPRTGEKITIPAKTIAKFKPGSKLADAVN
- a CDS encoding energy-coupling factor ABC transporter ATP-binding protein; protein product: MALFSLNRLSFTYPQAKPVFAEAVFSFQEGERLGFYGPNGSGKSTFFLLIAGLLKPVAGQICFRDRPLTREHEFRALRKEVGLVLQNAEDQLFHASVLEDVAFGPLNLGMKPKAAQARAEETLEALGLSHLAGRLTHQLSGGEKRLVALAATLAMQPRALLLDEPTNDLDPTYQKKLIQILQKLPVGWIIISHDFNFLQKTCTAFMTIARQQLVRCNYSQMHQHFHSHPLGDTPHHHNE
- a CDS encoding DUF4198 domain-containing protein, whose protein sequence is MSRLLPPAIAAFCILASPAYAHFGLLIPDREIVSDPKKADIHLTLAFSHPMEGNGMEMARPAAFFAVADGRKTDLAPLLKPTKVYEHSAWQADFRPTQPGLYQFAVEPQPYWEPSEDCFIVHYTKTYVSVFGGEDGWDEPLGLKTEIVPLTRPFGNYRGNLFQGQVLLDGKPTAGVDVEIEFYNQDKKYKEPAEAFVTQVVKTDANGVFSYAVPFAGWWGFAALNTAPEKMPYKGEPKDVELGAVLWAHFVEPVRSGK
- the cbiM gene encoding cobalt transporter CbiM, with amino-acid sequence MHIAEGVLSAPILISGGMLAVGGCALGLKKLDESRLMPAALLSAAFFTGSLLHVPIGPATSAHLLLNGLTGVLMGWVAFPVIAVALLLQALLFQFGGITVLGVNTWNMAMPAVIVGIAARPWLKRAGCLRLTAAFLGGALGVLGAALLTALSLAFTDEGFATAAKLLFIAHLPIAVVEGLVTVSVVSFLAKVRPEMLAARPGS